A genomic region of Streptomyces sp. NBC_00237 contains the following coding sequences:
- the trpS gene encoding tryptophan--tRNA ligase, producing MTRIFSGIKPTGHMTLGNYLGAVRQWAEVDQHRGEALFSVVDLHALTVEHDPARVLRLSRQAATLLLAVGLDPAVCTVFVQSHVDEHARLSYVLECTASDGEMRRMIQYREKSAQAQAAGEGVRLSLLTYPVLMAADILAYGAEEVPVGDDQAQHVELTRDLAVRFNKRYGETFVVPRATHPVVAARVMDLQEPTSKMGKTTAATGGVVFVLDEPDVVRKKVMRAVTDSGSGGVEYDRQARPGVANLLDLLSACTGGDPEELAGAYALYGALKRDTAEAVVEVLRPVRERHAELATDAGHVEEVLREGAERARVMARPTVDAAYRAIGLLPAG from the coding sequence ATGACGCGGATCTTCAGCGGGATCAAGCCGACCGGGCACATGACACTCGGGAACTACCTCGGTGCCGTGCGGCAGTGGGCGGAGGTGGACCAGCATCGGGGAGAGGCGCTGTTCTCCGTGGTGGACCTGCACGCACTGACGGTCGAGCACGATCCGGCGCGGGTGTTGCGGCTCAGTAGGCAGGCGGCGACGTTGCTGCTGGCGGTCGGGCTGGACCCTGCGGTGTGCACGGTGTTCGTGCAGAGCCATGTCGATGAGCACGCGCGGCTGTCGTACGTACTGGAGTGCACGGCGTCCGACGGGGAGATGCGGCGGATGATCCAGTACCGGGAGAAGAGCGCGCAGGCGCAGGCGGCCGGGGAAGGGGTCCGGCTGTCGTTGCTGACGTATCCGGTGCTGATGGCGGCGGACATCCTGGCGTACGGGGCGGAGGAAGTGCCCGTCGGGGACGACCAGGCGCAGCACGTGGAGCTGACGCGGGACCTGGCGGTGCGGTTCAACAAGAGGTACGGGGAGACGTTCGTGGTGCCCCGGGCGACGCATCCGGTGGTGGCGGCCAGGGTCATGGACCTTCAGGAGCCGACGTCGAAGATGGGGAAGACGACTGCCGCGACGGGTGGGGTCGTATTCGTGCTGGACGAGCCCGATGTCGTGCGGAAGAAGGTCATGCGGGCGGTGACCGACAGCGGCAGCGGGGGCGTCGAGTACGACCGGCAGGCGCGGCCGGGGGTCGCGAATCTGCTGGATCTGCTGTCGGCCTGCACGGGTGGGGACCCGGAGGAGCTGGCCGGTGCGTACGCGTTGTACGGGGCGCTGAAGAGGGACACGGCGGAGGCGGTGGTGGAGGTACTGAGGCCGGTGAGGGAGCGGCATGCGGAGTTGGCGACGGATGCGGGGCACGTGGAGGAGGTGCTGAGGGAGGGGGCCGAGCGAGCACGGGTGATGGCCCGGCCCACCGTGGATGCGGCGTACCGGGCCATCGGGTTGCTGCCCGCGGGGTGA